The following nucleotide sequence is from uncultured Draconibacterium sp..
GCCACACGCGGATCTTTTTTAACGGCCTCAAGCCCCAGGATAGAAGCCACGTTGTTCATGGTTTCATTTCCGCCAACCGGACAGTTTAAATCGCCCAATGTACTCGCTTTTACACAGGCTTCGGCAAAAGCTCTACAGCCTGCATATCCACAACCTCCGCAGTTAGCTCCCGGCAATGCTTCGTCAACATCGTCGATGCGCGGATCTTCAATTACTTTGAATTTCTGTGCCACAAAATATAGGATTACCGCTGCTGCGGCGCCAATTACGGCTAATGTGACAATTGTATATACAACCGTGATACTCATGTTTTAATTGGTTTCTTCGAGTTCGAATTTCAGTACTTTTTTTAATAAATGCCTAAAAAAATATAATGTTATATAGTATGGTACCAGAATGAATAAGGAGAGAAGCCCCGATTTTAGTTCGTCGCCGGTAACTTCGAGGGCGATAATCAAGGTGCCCAATACAACAAAAAACGGAACTACATAACCCCAGATAAGTGCGGTAAAACCTTTTGATTGTTTAAAAAGAATGGTGACCTCGTCGCCAATTTTGTAGTTGCCTTTATATTCGGTAACCTCAATTTCCTTGTCCTGGAAATCGGAAACCGAACAGGCGCCCTGTGCGTGACAAGTTGAGCAGGCCGACTGGCTTACAATATTCACAGTAAGCGAAGTAGCTTTTATTGCTTTAACAAAGCCCTTATGTCGAATTATTGATTTCGTAGCTGTAAATTTTGCTATTTGCAGATGGCAAAACTATGTAATAAATTGAATCTCGATATGACAAAAAAACAATTTTTCTGAAAACGATACTATTTATAAGTAGTCTAATTTAGATTGTCGAACGTTTCTGTAATTGGTTCGAAAATGTGAATGTAAATGTTCTGAATTTTAGTTCAGATTAAAATGGTAAAGAGGTCACTAATCCTTGGTTTTGTGTTATTAAAGTGTAGCTTGTCAATTGCCTGGTAATCCTTTTTCGCCCAGAAAGTGAAAGAAAAACTACTTCTGTTTTTTAGCTTCATCTTTTAGTGAATCCACATCCCATGCACAGTCGGAGTCATGAATTGAATAGTTCTTTTCCGCCTGCAAGGTTTCTTTTACCTGTTCCTCAAAACGACGGGTTTCCTGAATAAATTTGCTTTGGTCTTCCAGCCAGTGCTGGTAAAGTTCTTCGGTAACCTGGTGTTCGTGGTGTTTAAAAGTGCGTGTGGCACGGTAGGCTTCATATTTCGAAAAACCCAGCTCAACCAGTGCGTTGTTACCCAGCTCGGCCGCTGAGTGGAAGTTTTCGCGCTGTACTTTGTTGATGTTTAAATTCAGGTATTCAAATACATGAAATATATCGTTGGCACGTGCCAGTATTTTTACGTGTGGGTATTTTTTGCGCACAATTTCGGCCACTTTCAGCGCATTTTCATGTTCGGCCATACTTAATATAAGTAAACGGGCTTTTTCAATTCCGGCTTTTTCGAGCATTGTAGGGCGGGTAATATCACCAAAATACAGTTTAAAACCATATTTACGCAGCGTTTCAACGTTCGATGGGTTGTTATCAAGGATGGTAACTTTTATTCCATTGGCTATAAGAATTCGTCCAACGGTTAATCCAAAGCGCCCAAATCCGGCAAGAATTACAGGAGTTTCTTCATCTTCAATCTCGTCGTATTCCAGTTTGTTTTGCCAGCGTGCCAAAATCGGGCTCACTGCTTTGTCGTTAAAAATTAGCAGCAGTGGCGAAATGGCCATCGATAAGGTAACTACCAGCAACAACATGCCCGAAGTTTGCTCGTCGAACAATTTGTTTTGTTTCGAGAAGGATATGAGAACAAAAGCAAATTCGCTGGCCTGGGCAAGTAAAAAGGCAAAAAGAAACTCGAACCCTTTTTTTAGTCTGAATATTCTTCCTAAAATTAAGAGTACTACAAATTTTATAAATATTAAAAGCAACACAAAACCAATAATCAACCAGGGATTTTCAATCAACAGGTTAAAATTTATACCGGCACCAACCGAAATAAAAAATAGTCCGAGCAGTAATCCTTTAAACGGATCGATGGTTGTTTCCAACTCGTGGCGGTATTCGCTGTCGGCTAAAACCACACCGGCAATAAAGGTTCCCAGTGCCGGAGAGAGTCCAATGGCATCCATACCCAGCGCAATGCCAATAACCATAAGCAGTGCCAAGGCAACAAAAACCTCGTGTAAACCTGTTTCGGCAACTAAACGAAAAATATGACGGGCTGCAAAACGACCAATAATTACCATAACAGTAATGGCGCCGATGATTATTAATAGTTGTAGCCAGCCGGGTAGCTGAGCTACCTGTCCAATGCTTTCTATCGATGTGTCGGAAAGAGTAGCCGGAGTTCCAAGAGTTGCAATAAGAGGCAATAATGCAAGAATTGGAATCACCGCCATATCCTGAAATAGTAAGACCGAAAAAGCTGACCGACCTGCAATATTGCGCATTAATCCTTTTTCGCTTAAAGTTTGCAGTACAATTGCTGTTGACGAAAGCGCAAGAATAAGCCCAATGGCAACAGCACGGTTTAGCTGAAATTTGAACAAAAGAGCTACTCCCGTAATTAATCCGGCAGTTATGAGTACTTGCAATCCCCCGAGTCCAAAAATTGATCGCCGCATTTTCCACAAGAGTTTCGGCTCCAGTTCAAGGCCAATAATAAACAGCATAAGCACAACACCAAACTCGGCAAAATGCATAACTTCTCCGGCTTCGTTTCCCACCAGTCTTAAAACAAATGGTCCGATAATAATTCCGGCAAGCAGGTAGCCCAGCACCGAACCAAGACCCAGTTTTTTGGCGATTGGAACAGAAACAACTGCTGCTCCAAGGTAAATTAAAGCGTTTAAAAAGAATTCCTGATTATGCATCGTGCTCAATTATTTCGTTCATATACTCAATTGTATTCATTCGTTCAGAATCGATATTGTTGTCGCGAAGCATCTTAATCACCGACCTGTAATCATCTGCAATTTTTTTAATATGATCGATGTTTAGTGTATGCGAACCGTGCACTACAAAAGGCGGCAGGTTTATCATCCGGCAAAGACTGGCCGACTGTATAAAAGGCGCCAAAAACTGGTTTATAGTGTACCGGTTTTTTCCCTCGGCACTGTATACTTCTTTTCTTCCGCCGGTTGAAATGCACGACATGGCCCATTTCCCTTCAAGTGCCCGCCCATGTGTGCCATATGCAAAACCATGTTGAAGCACCAAATCCATCCACTCTTTGATAATAGCCGGGGCACTATACCAGTAAAACGGATGGTGCCAGATAATGATATCGTGCTCGGTCAATAGTTTTTGCTCAACAGGCACATCAATAAAAAAATCGGGATACTTTTCATACAAATTATTAATGGTAACGCCCTCCAAATCTTTAATCGCTTCCATTAGCGTTTTGTTGATAAGTGACTTTTGAAAAGCCGGATGTGCAAAAAGTATTAATATTTTTTTCATCTGCTCGAACTGTTTTGTGGCAATTTACTGAATAAATTTATGAAACATAAATAAACTAAAATATAGAAGTGGTTGCAAATTTCTTATTTTTATCATCTTATATGAAATCATAAAACCCAGAAAGTGAAAAAGTTTATTGTCCCCTTGTTTTTTCTGCTTCTTATTGCTGTTTCATGCAAAAAAAATAACAAAACAAACGTTGATCCCGGAGTGGAGTTTGCTCATTACGTACAGGCATACACCAGTGGCGTAATTTCCAGTAGAACAACTATCTCTGTATACCTGACCAAACCCGTGGAGTTGGATGGTCCGGCAGGCGAACTTTTCGAATTTAAACCGAATATAAAGGGAGAAACCGTGCAAGTTGGTGATCGTATTTTTGAGTTTCGTTCTTCGGAGCCATTAAAACAAGGTACTGAATACGAAGCCAGTTTTTTCCTGGGCAAGGTATTGAATGTAAAAAACGATTTGCAGGAAATGCCATTTCGGTTTTCAACGGTACCACAATCGTTTACCGTTACGGTTGAAGGGTTAACGAACTACGAAGATATTGGGGCTACTCAGATGCAGTTAAACGGTTATGTTTTAACTGCCGATGTTGCCGAGGCACTGGCTGTTGAAAACATACTGACAACCCGTTTGGACGGCGAAGAGCTGCCCGTAACCTGGGATCATGATACTGGCGGACGCAAACACTTTTTTACCGTAGATAGTATTTCCCGTTTGCAGGATGATGCCGGAAAACTTGTGGTTAAATGGGATGGTAGTTCGCTCGATATAGATGATACCGGAATGAAAGAACTTGAAGTTCCTGCATTAAGCGATTTTAAAGTGCTTGAGGCAGATGTGGTTCAGCAACCGGAACAATGTGTTACTATCCGGTTTTCAGATGCATTGCTAAAAACACAGGACCTTACAGGATTAATAGAACTGAAAAATAATAAGAACCTGAGGTTTGAACTGGTCGGCAATCTGGTGAAAGTTTGGATTGATAAAAGAATTACCGGTGAAGTAAACTTATCCGTTCACGAAGGAATTAAAAGTAGTAATTACGCACGCCTGAAATCGGGAGAGAACTTTTTGTTACAATTTACCAATGCCGAACCAAAGGTGAGGTTATTGGGTAAAGGTGTAATTGTTCCGCAAAGCGAATCAATGATTTTTCCTTTTGAAGCAATAAGTTTAAATGCCGTCGATGTTCGGATTATTCAGATTTTTAAAGATAATGTTGCTCAGTTTTTTCAGGAGAACAGCATTAACGGAGACGAAAACTTAAAACAAGTTGGGCGTTTAGTGTACGAAAAAAAGGTTGATCTGTATTCTGATGAACCGATTAGTTACAATAACTGGAACACCTTTAAAATTGATATGGCCAAAATGGTAGATATTGAGCAGGGAGCCATTTATAGAGTGGAGTTGCGTTTTCGTAAAGAATATTCGTTGTACAATTGCCCCGATAACGAAACGGAAGAAAGCCTGCAGGAAACAGATTTCAACCAGGAGGAAGACTATAAAACCAACTGGGATACTCCCGGCTGGTATAGCATGTACTATTATCCCGACGGTTACAACTGGCGCGAACGTGATAATCCGTGTCATGTTTCATATTACAATTACGACCGGTTTGTGAGCAAAAATATAATGGCTTCGCAATTGGGAATTGTTGCCAAAGAAGGAAAAGATCACCGGATGTTTTTCGCTGTTTCCAATTTGTTAAACACCGCTCCGGAAAGCGATGTTGATTTGAAGCTATATAATTTTCAGCATCAGCTAATAGAAAGTGTAAAAACAGATTCGCGAGGTTTGGCAGAAGTAGACTTAAAGAAAAAACCATTTTTGTTGATTGCTCAAAAAGGAAATCAATTTGGCTATTTACGTTTGGATGACGGAACTTCGCTATCGGTAAGTAATTTTAATGTTTCGGGACAGGAAATAACCGATGGAATGAAAGGATTTATTTATGGCGAACGCGATGTTTGGCGTCCCGGCGATACAATGTTTCTCAATTTCATCCTGGAAACAACTGCAGCCCGTCCCGAAAATCATCCGGTAATTTTTAGCCTGATTAACCCAAAAGATCAACAGGTAGAACGACGTGTGGTAACCAACAACGAAAATGGTTTTTACCAATTAAGAACAACAACCGAAAAAGATGCGCCAACCGGCAATTGGCGTGCAGAAGTACAGGTTGGTAACAGCCGGTTTTCAAAACGGGTAAAAATTGAAACCATAAAACCCAACCGTTTAAAAATTGACCTCGATTTGCCCGAAGATAAAGTGCTTGATGAAAGTAACGATGTAGTGCCGATTACAGCAAGTTGGTTACACGGTAGCCCCGCAAAATCGCTAAAAGCAAAAGTTGAGGTAATGTTGGCCAAAACCAATACAACATTTGAAGATTATCCAAACTATTCGTTTACCGATCCGGCAACAAGTTATGCGCTAAAAGAACAAACTGTTTTTGATGGGAAATTGGACGAAACCGGAAAAGCAAAAGTTCCTTTCGTACTGGAAGGACTGGATAATGCCCCCGGAATGCTGAATGTTTGGTTTACATCGCGGGTGTTCGAAAGTGGAGGAGATTTTAGTACGTCGATAAGCAACGCGAAATATTCGCCTTTCGAATCGTATGTTGGTGTGCGAATGCCTGAATCGGACGATAACTGGTACACCACCGATACCGATTATTTGCCGGAGATTGTTACGGTAGATAAAAACGGCAAACCGGTTTCCGGAGACGATCTGGAAGTTCTGCTTTATAAAATCAACTGGCGCTGGTGGTGGGAGTCGGGTTCTGAAAACCTGGCACATTACGTTTCGGGCCGATATTATCAGCCGGTGAGTAACTGGACTATTCCGGATGCACAACATAAATCAAAAATTAAACTCAATGTAAAATACAACAACTGGCAGGATAACGGCCGTTACTTTTTGTGGGTGAAAGACAACACTTCGGGGCATTCAACCGGAACCACTTTTTACATGTCGAAATGGGGAAGCTGGCGCTCGGATGGAATGGAGCAGGGGGCAACTATGCTTAGCGTGCGAACCGATAAAGAAAAATACAATGTTGGCGACGATATTGAAGTAATTATTCCATCGTCGAAAGCGGGAAAAGCACTGGTAAGCCTTGAAAACGGAACCGAAGTGCTGGATATGTTTTGGGTAGAAACCACGGATAAAGAAACGCGTTTTACGCTAAAAGCCAACAAAAAAATGGCTCCCAATTTTTATGTGAATGTAAGTTTGATTCAGGCTTACGAAAGCACCGAAAATGATGCTCCATTGCGGCTTTATGGTATAATTCCGGTAAAAGTTGAAGACCCGGAAACCATTCTTCAGCCACAGATTAAAACCAGTAACGAAATTGAACCCGAAACGAATTATACGGTGGAAGTGTCGGAAAAAGCCGGTAAAAAAATGACTTACACACTTGCCATTGTTGATGAAGGTTTGTTAGGATTAACCAATTATAAAACGCCAAATCCACACTACTCGTTTTATCAGCGCGAAGCTTTGGGCGTTAAAACCTGGGATATGTACGATTATGTGGTTGGAGCTTATGGAGCCCGCCTTGAAAAAGCCTTTGCTGTTGGTGGTGACGGAAGTTTGGTAGAAACGGATAAAAAAGAGGCCAACCGTTTTAAGCCGGTGGTGCAGTTTGCCGGGCCTTTTACGCTGGAAGCCGGGAAAACCCAAAAACACGAATTTAAAATGCCCAATTATATTGGTGCGGTTCGTATGATGGTGGTGGCCGGAAACCAGGGCGCATATGGTGCCGAAGAAATTTCGGTGCCGGTGCGTAAAGGATTGATGTTGTTGGCAACGGTTCCGCGTAAGTTGGCGCCATTGGAAACATTTGATCTTCCGGTTGATGTGTTTGCCATGAAAGATAATCTGAAAAATGTTTCAGTTTCTGTAAAAACAAATGAGTTGTTTGAGCTTGTAGGCGACAAAGAGAACTCCATTCAGTTTACTGAAACTGGTGAAAAAATGACCTTCTTTAAATTGAAGGTAAAGGACGATATTGGTGTTGGAAAAATTGTTGTTGAAGCAAAATCCGGTAACGAACGCGCCACATATGAAGTTGAGGTTGATGTGCGGAATCCGAATTTGCAGCTTGTTAAACAAAATGCAAAACTGGTTCCTGGCAACGAAAGCTGGACTTGTAATCTGCAGTCGCCGGGTACGCCGGGCACAAATGAAGCCTGGATTGAAATTTCAGGATTTCCTCCATTAAATCTCGCAAAACATCTGGATTACCTGATACAATACCCACACGGTTGTGTAGAACAGGTTACTTCATCGGTTTTCCCGCAATTGTTCCTGGGACAGTTAACCGACTTAACCGCCGACCAGAAATTGGAAATAGAAGACAATGTTCGTAAGGCACTGGTAAAATTGCAGTCGTACCAATTGGGAAGTGGAGGATTTAGTTACTGGCCCGGATCGGCATACGTTAACAGCTGGGCAACAAATTACGTCGGGCACTTTATTCTGATGGCAGAAAAGGCCGGTTATTCACTTCCATTTGGCTTAAAGGATAAATGGCTGCGCTATCAGCAATCGGAGGCCAGAAACTGGAAAGGAAATCAATATTTCGCGCATTATTCGCAATTACGAAACTACGATTTAACACAAGCCTATCGCCTGTATACCCTGGCTTTGGCCGGAAGTCCTGACATGGGAGCTATGAACCGTTTGCGCGAAAAAGGCAGCAAAGCTTCAGATGTTAGCTGGCGTTTGGCATCGGCCTATATTCTTGCCGGGAAAAAGGATGCTGCTGGGCAACTGGTTGTTAATTTAACAACCGAAGTAACAGATTATACCGAGTTTGGAGGAACTTTCGGATCATCGTTGCGCGATAAAGCCATGTTGCTTGATGCACTAACCTTGCTTAAGGATCAGGAGAATGCTTTTGAAATGCTGAAGTCGATATCGGATGAGTTGAACAGCCGCGACTGGCTGAGTACACAAACGGCTGCATGGTGTTTGTATGCCGCTGCGCGCTTCTCGGAAGAATTTTATACCGATGGTAACGAAACAGCATTCGAACTTACATTAAATGGAAAGAAACAACAATTACGCACAAAAATCCCGGTAGTTAAAATCCCGGTAGAGAACGGTACGGCAGATAAGGTTAGTGTTGAATTTGAAAACAAAGGAAGTAGTGCAACTTATGTAAGAGTTGTCGCAAAAGGAGTTCCATCGGGTATC
It contains:
- a CDS encoding SoxR reducing system RseC family protein; the encoded protein is MQIAKFTATKSIIRHKGFVKAIKATSLTVNIVSQSACSTCHAQGACSVSDFQDKEIEVTEYKGNYKIGDEVTILFKQSKGFTALIWGYVVPFFVVLGTLIIALEVTGDELKSGLLSLFILVPYYITLYFFRHLLKKVLKFELEETN
- a CDS encoding monovalent cation:proton antiporter-2 (CPA2) family protein translates to MHNQEFFLNALIYLGAAVVSVPIAKKLGLGSVLGYLLAGIIIGPFVLRLVGNEAGEVMHFAEFGVVLMLFIIGLELEPKLLWKMRRSIFGLGGLQVLITAGLITGVALLFKFQLNRAVAIGLILALSSTAIVLQTLSEKGLMRNIAGRSAFSVLLFQDMAVIPILALLPLIATLGTPATLSDTSIESIGQVAQLPGWLQLLIIIGAITVMVIIGRFAARHIFRLVAETGLHEVFVALALLMVIGIALGMDAIGLSPALGTFIAGVVLADSEYRHELETTIDPFKGLLLGLFFISVGAGINFNLLIENPWLIIGFVLLLIFIKFVVLLILGRIFRLKKGFEFLFAFLLAQASEFAFVLISFSKQNKLFDEQTSGMLLLVVTLSMAISPLLLIFNDKAVSPILARWQNKLEYDEIEDEETPVILAGFGRFGLTVGRILIANGIKVTILDNNPSNVETLRKYGFKLYFGDITRPTMLEKAGIEKARLLILSMAEHENALKVAEIVRKKYPHVKILARANDIFHVFEYLNLNINKVQRENFHSAAELGNNALVELGFSKYEAYRATRTFKHHEHQVTEELYQHWLEDQSKFIQETRRFEEQVKETLQAEKNYSIHDSDCAWDVDSLKDEAKKQK
- a CDS encoding MG2 domain-containing protein codes for the protein MKKFIVPLFFLLLIAVSCKKNNKTNVDPGVEFAHYVQAYTSGVISSRTTISVYLTKPVELDGPAGELFEFKPNIKGETVQVGDRIFEFRSSEPLKQGTEYEASFFLGKVLNVKNDLQEMPFRFSTVPQSFTVTVEGLTNYEDIGATQMQLNGYVLTADVAEALAVENILTTRLDGEELPVTWDHDTGGRKHFFTVDSISRLQDDAGKLVVKWDGSSLDIDDTGMKELEVPALSDFKVLEADVVQQPEQCVTIRFSDALLKTQDLTGLIELKNNKNLRFELVGNLVKVWIDKRITGEVNLSVHEGIKSSNYARLKSGENFLLQFTNAEPKVRLLGKGVIVPQSESMIFPFEAISLNAVDVRIIQIFKDNVAQFFQENSINGDENLKQVGRLVYEKKVDLYSDEPISYNNWNTFKIDMAKMVDIEQGAIYRVELRFRKEYSLYNCPDNETEESLQETDFNQEEDYKTNWDTPGWYSMYYYPDGYNWRERDNPCHVSYYNYDRFVSKNIMASQLGIVAKEGKDHRMFFAVSNLLNTAPESDVDLKLYNFQHQLIESVKTDSRGLAEVDLKKKPFLLIAQKGNQFGYLRLDDGTSLSVSNFNVSGQEITDGMKGFIYGERDVWRPGDTMFLNFILETTAARPENHPVIFSLINPKDQQVERRVVTNNENGFYQLRTTTEKDAPTGNWRAEVQVGNSRFSKRVKIETIKPNRLKIDLDLPEDKVLDESNDVVPITASWLHGSPAKSLKAKVEVMLAKTNTTFEDYPNYSFTDPATSYALKEQTVFDGKLDETGKAKVPFVLEGLDNAPGMLNVWFTSRVFESGGDFSTSISNAKYSPFESYVGVRMPESDDNWYTTDTDYLPEIVTVDKNGKPVSGDDLEVLLYKINWRWWWESGSENLAHYVSGRYYQPVSNWTIPDAQHKSKIKLNVKYNNWQDNGRYFLWVKDNTSGHSTGTTFYMSKWGSWRSDGMEQGATMLSVRTDKEKYNVGDDIEVIIPSSKAGKALVSLENGTEVLDMFWVETTDKETRFTLKANKKMAPNFYVNVSLIQAYESTENDAPLRLYGIIPVKVEDPETILQPQIKTSNEIEPETNYTVEVSEKAGKKMTYTLAIVDEGLLGLTNYKTPNPHYSFYQREALGVKTWDMYDYVVGAYGARLEKAFAVGGDGSLVETDKKEANRFKPVVQFAGPFTLEAGKTQKHEFKMPNYIGAVRMMVVAGNQGAYGAEEISVPVRKGLMLLATVPRKLAPLETFDLPVDVFAMKDNLKNVSVSVKTNELFELVGDKENSIQFTETGEKMTFFKLKVKDDIGVGKIVVEAKSGNERATYEVEVDVRNPNLQLVKQNAKLVPGNESWTCNLQSPGTPGTNEAWIEISGFPPLNLAKHLDYLIQYPHGCVEQVTSSVFPQLFLGQLTDLTADQKLEIEDNVRKALVKLQSYQLGSGGFSYWPGSAYVNSWATNYVGHFILMAEKAGYSLPFGLKDKWLRYQQSEARNWKGNQYFAHYSQLRNYDLTQAYRLYTLALAGSPDMGAMNRLREKGSKASDVSWRLASAYILAGKKDAAGQLVVNLTTEVTDYTEFGGTFGSSLRDKAMLLDALTLLKDQENAFEMLKSISDELNSRDWLSTQTAAWCLYAAARFSEEFYTDGNETAFELTLNGKKQQLRTKIPVVKIPVENGTADKVSVEFENKGSSATYVRVVAKGVPSGIDSVSSSANLVMNVKYLDSANKEINPESIEQGTDFRMEVTVKHPGKRVEYEEMVLSALIPSGWEILNKRIGDVPGEESNFEYQDIRDDRIYTYFDLEINEQKTFVFYLNAAYKGRFYQPPVSCEAMYDNSVNARKAGRMVVVK
- a CDS encoding NAD(P)H-dependent oxidoreductase, with protein sequence MKKILILFAHPAFQKSLINKTLMEAIKDLEGVTINNLYEKYPDFFIDVPVEQKLLTEHDIIIWHHPFYWYSAPAIIKEWMDLVLQHGFAYGTHGRALEGKWAMSCISTGGRKEVYSAEGKNRYTINQFLAPFIQSASLCRMINLPPFVVHGSHTLNIDHIKKIADDYRSVIKMLRDNNIDSERMNTIEYMNEIIEHDA